A genomic region of Jeotgalibaca ciconiae contains the following coding sequences:
- a CDS encoding MATE family efflux transporter, with translation MTSGNISNQLIRFSIPMVLGNIIQLSYNALDSIIVGRFVGKNALAAVGTSNPIMTIFVLGISGICIGASVLMSEFYGAKDYTKLRKQVSTVLLFGALFSFIVLFFGLIFTPNILLLLKVPVEILSDATIYLRIVLIGFPFTYLYNALAAALRSMGNSKIPLYFLILSSVLNGVLDIVFVAFWGWGVAGAAIATVIAGILSAVLCLIYVYRHISELQVKRGEWQIDKELLKITLNYGSVTALQQAAQPIGKLLIQGKMNTLGVDVIAVFNAVSRIDDFAFTPQQSIANGMTVFMAQNRGAKKKVRMQKGFRTGLRLETGYWLIICILILLFQQPIMELFVSAANQHLVEMGTSYLSLMAFFYLWPAFTNGMQGYFRGIGKMQPTLIGTVIQISFRVLFVYLLVPRLGIRGVAFASMIGWSFMLVYQVFTYRVLKMRKE, from the coding sequence ATGACAAGTGGAAACATCTCGAATCAATTAATTCGTTTTTCAATCCCAATGGTTTTAGGGAATATTATTCAATTATCTTATAACGCGCTCGACTCCATTATTGTCGGTCGTTTTGTAGGAAAAAATGCTTTAGCAGCAGTAGGTACTTCCAATCCAATTATGACAATTTTTGTATTAGGAATTAGTGGGATTTGTATTGGCGCTTCCGTGTTGATGAGTGAATTTTATGGTGCGAAGGACTATACGAAGTTACGTAAACAAGTATCGACTGTATTGTTATTTGGAGCTTTATTTTCTTTTATTGTTTTATTTTTTGGACTTATTTTTACCCCGAATATTCTCTTGCTTCTAAAAGTACCTGTTGAAATACTTAGCGACGCTACTATTTATTTACGGATTGTGTTAATTGGATTTCCCTTTACTTATTTGTATAATGCTTTAGCCGCTGCTTTGCGGAGTATGGGCAATTCAAAAATACCTCTCTATTTCTTAATACTTTCGTCTGTATTAAATGGAGTGCTTGACATTGTATTTGTTGCTTTTTGGGGTTGGGGAGTTGCAGGAGCAGCAATTGCTACGGTTATCGCTGGGATTTTATCCGCTGTTTTATGTTTGATTTATGTCTACAGACATATAAGCGAGCTTCAAGTAAAACGAGGCGAATGGCAGATCGACAAAGAATTATTAAAAATAACCTTAAATTATGGTTCAGTCACCGCTTTGCAACAAGCAGCGCAACCGATTGGTAAATTATTGATTCAAGGTAAAATGAATACGTTGGGCGTGGATGTCATTGCTGTTTTTAACGCCGTAAGTCGGATAGACGACTTTGCCTTTACACCACAGCAAAGTATCGCCAATGGAATGACTGTTTTTATGGCTCAAAACCGCGGAGCCAAGAAAAAAGTCCGTATGCAAAAAGGATTCCGAACGGGTTTACGTCTGGAAACAGGCTACTGGTTGATTATTTGCATTCTCATCCTGCTATTCCAGCAGCCCATCATGGAGTTATTCGTTTCAGCTGCTAATCAGCACCTTGTTGAAATGGGAACGAGCTACTTAAGTTTGATGGCTTTCTTTTATTTATGGCCTGCTTTTACAAATGGCATGCAAGGATACTTCCGAGGAATTGGAAAAATGCAGCCAACATTAATCGGGACCGTGATTCAGATTTCCTTCCGTGTTCTCTTTGTTTATCTATTAGTTCCTAGACTGGGAATTCGCGGCGTTGCTTTCGCCAGCATGATTGGTTGGAGTTTTATGTTGGTGTATCAAGTGTTTACGTATCGTGTCTTGAAGATGAGGAAAGAATGA
- a CDS encoding carbohydrate-binding domain-containing protein, with the protein MTKKWNQLIRGITAVFLTGFLAACTAKTGAAESASSETSGEVSEMTSTEEIVSEGTSQSSGEYDLTFSSSDLETGYEEESVTTIQLGDGNSSIDGEGAAVEDDIITITAGGDYLIEGTLSDGQVVVSVADTEKVHIILNGVDMTSSTSAPISITEADKVWITLNEGSENYLTDAEGSTDTIGSGEDSSTIDGTIYSKADLAFNGAGELTIQANTKHGIVSKDDLIITSGTYNITANGQGLSGKDAVKIKEGTFTLTTQKDAIQSDNAEDAGRGFVYIESGTFFIESQGDAIQAETLLQVTGGTFEVVTAGGSENGVDHTETMGPFDNFETNTEETETEETPSTKGLKAGNELIINGGEFVFDTADDSIHSNGTITLSGGSIIADTGDDGIHADSDLLLNRADITIINSYEGIEGSTITVDAGNIQVTASDDGFNVAGGNDGSSLDRPGANPFESNDENQLIINGGTIVVDAQGDGLDSNGTTTINGGDIIVSGPENSGNGTLDSGGGTTIKGGTIVGAGSSGMAEGFASDSTQANVLYNLDSTYAAGTLVEVKSTDGTVLLSWTAAKSFSSLIFSSEDLVVGETYVIAIDGTEIELTLEDMVTSNGSGMGMGGMQPGGMNGMPGGQGGRPDEGMPEYFNE; encoded by the coding sequence ATGACAAAAAAATGGAATCAACTCATAAGAGGGATAACAGCAGTCTTTTTAACAGGTTTTTTAGCAGCTTGTACAGCAAAAACTGGAGCAGCAGAGTCAGCTTCTTCAGAAACTAGCGGTGAAGTTTCCGAAATGACATCAACTGAAGAAATCGTTAGTGAAGGAACCTCACAGAGTTCGGGAGAATATGACTTGACGTTTAGTTCTTCAGATTTGGAAACGGGCTATGAAGAAGAAAGCGTGACGACTATTCAACTCGGAGATGGGAACAGTTCTATAGATGGGGAAGGAGCAGCGGTTGAGGATGATATTATCACCATTACAGCAGGTGGAGATTACTTGATTGAAGGAACTTTGAGCGATGGTCAAGTAGTAGTTTCTGTGGCAGATACGGAGAAAGTGCATATTATTTTAAATGGAGTTGATATGACATCGTCAACGAGTGCGCCTATTTCAATAACAGAAGCAGACAAAGTTTGGATTACCTTAAACGAAGGAAGTGAAAATTATTTGACTGATGCAGAAGGGAGTACCGACACAATTGGTAGTGGGGAAGATAGCAGTACGATAGATGGTACTATTTACAGTAAGGCAGACCTTGCTTTCAATGGAGCGGGCGAATTAACGATTCAAGCCAATACAAAACATGGCATTGTTTCGAAAGATGATCTCATTATTACAAGCGGTACCTACAATATTACTGCTAATGGACAAGGACTTTCTGGGAAAGATGCAGTAAAAATCAAAGAAGGAACCTTCACTTTGACGACCCAAAAAGATGCGATTCAATCGGATAATGCAGAAGATGCAGGACGTGGATTTGTATACATTGAGTCCGGTACATTCTTTATCGAAAGCCAAGGAGATGCCATTCAGGCGGAGACTCTGCTTCAAGTAACCGGCGGGACTTTTGAAGTTGTAACGGCTGGCGGAAGTGAAAATGGAGTCGACCATACAGAAACAATGGGTCCATTTGATAATTTTGAAACAAATACAGAAGAGACTGAAACAGAAGAGACACCTAGCACGAAAGGACTAAAAGCGGGAAATGAACTCATTATCAATGGTGGTGAATTTGTTTTTGATACAGCTGATGATAGTATTCACTCAAATGGAACAATTACGTTATCGGGTGGGAGTATTATTGCCGATACAGGAGATGACGGGATTCATGCAGATAGCGATCTGTTGCTGAATAGGGCAGATATTACGATTATTAATAGTTACGAAGGGATTGAAGGAAGTACCATTACCGTAGATGCGGGAAATATCCAAGTAACGGCAAGCGATGACGGCTTTAATGTTGCAGGGGGAAATGACGGTTCATCCTTGGATCGACCAGGAGCAAATCCATTTGAATCAAATGACGAAAACCAACTGATCATCAATGGCGGTACAATTGTTGTGGATGCACAAGGAGATGGTTTGGATTCGAACGGGACAACGACCATCAACGGTGGCGATATTATTGTAAGTGGACCGGAAAACTCAGGAAATGGAACCCTTGATTCAGGCGGCGGCACGACGATTAAAGGTGGTACAATTGTAGGAGCAGGAAGTAGCGGCATGGCAGAAGGCTTTGCAAGTGATTCGACACAAGCGAATGTATTGTATAACTTAGATAGTACCTATGCTGCTGGAACTCTAGTCGAAGTGAAAAGCACAGATGGCACGGTCCTTCTATCATGGACGGCAGCGAAGAGTTTCTCTTCCTTAATTTTCAGTTCTGAAGATTTGGTAGTCGGGGAAACGTATGTCATTGCAATCGACGGTACGGAAATAGAGTTAACGCTGGAAGATATGGTTACTTCAAACGGAAGTGGCATGGGTATGGGCGGCATGCAACCGGGTGGTATGAACGGCATGCCGGGAGGACAAGGCGGCAGACCAGATGAAGGAATGCCGGAATATTTTAACGAATAA
- a CDS encoding DUF4956 domain-containing protein: protein MNGLFNSLLVESTAAFSLIDFLMCTVASLFLGWMIAWSYMKTNQYNKGFVITLFVLPSIVQMVILLVSGSVGTGVAALGAFSLVRFRSIPGTAKEISSIFLAMAVGLATGTGYVGIAILFTVMVCATMLVLNGSSFAEKGAGERFLRITIPENLDYTNVFDEVFEEYLTKNELISVRTTNMGSLFRVEYQVEMKDAKNEKQLIDALRTRNGNLEISCSRSLEGKEVL from the coding sequence ATGAATGGATTATTTAACAGCTTATTAGTAGAGAGTACAGCCGCTTTTTCGTTGATAGATTTTTTAATGTGCACAGTCGCAAGTTTATTTTTGGGATGGATGATTGCATGGAGTTACATGAAAACAAATCAATATAACAAAGGCTTTGTCATTACCTTGTTTGTTTTACCTTCCATCGTGCAGATGGTCATCTTGTTAGTCAGCGGTAGCGTCGGCACTGGGGTAGCAGCTTTAGGAGCATTCAGTTTGGTGCGCTTCCGTTCGATTCCGGGAACTGCCAAAGAGATTAGCAGCATTTTCTTGGCAATGGCGGTGGGGCTTGCGACAGGTACCGGCTATGTGGGAATCGCCATTTTATTTACAGTCATGGTCTGTGCGACGATGCTGGTGCTAAACGGGTCATCCTTTGCGGAAAAAGGCGCAGGCGAGCGCTTCTTACGCATTACTATTCCAGAAAATTTGGATTATACGAATGTATTTGATGAGGTATTCGAAGAATATTTAACGAAAAATGAGTTAATAAGCGTAAGAACAACGAATATGGGTAGTTTATTTCGTGTTGAATATCAGGTTGAAATGAAGGATGCAAAAAACGAAAAACAATTGATTGATGCTTTGCGTACGCGAAATGGGAATTTGGAAATTAGCTGCAGCCGGTCACTAGAAGGGAAAGAAGTTTTATGA
- a CDS encoding polyphosphate polymerase domain-containing protein, whose amino-acid sequence MKEMGNYQKIFERKEVKYLLSYKQWESLLKQMEPFMKLDEYGKHLISNIYYDTNTWYLARHSMSKPTYKEKVRVRSYGVPQMNEAVFLELKKKYKGIVYKRRTSMPLNRTERFLSHEKISLLTESNQILKEFQYVMACYPDLKPAMYISYERLAYLGKEDPNVRMTFDQNILYRTYDLSLAQGSYGKEILPEEKLLMEIKISGGMPLWLVNALTDLAIYPAKFSKFSTGYEDYLQTQAKEKTEKEVYSA is encoded by the coding sequence ATGAAAGAAATGGGGAATTATCAAAAAATCTTTGAAAGAAAAGAAGTCAAATACTTGCTTAGCTATAAACAGTGGGAAAGTCTATTAAAACAGATGGAACCATTCATGAAGCTCGATGAATATGGAAAACATTTAATCTCAAATATCTACTATGATACGAATACTTGGTACTTGGCTCGGCATTCCATGTCGAAACCAACCTACAAAGAAAAAGTTCGGGTGCGCAGTTACGGTGTGCCGCAAATGAATGAAGCTGTCTTTCTTGAATTGAAGAAAAAATACAAAGGGATTGTCTATAAAAGGCGGACGAGTATGCCACTAAATCGAACAGAACGGTTTTTAAGTCATGAGAAGATCAGTCTTCTAACAGAGTCAAATCAAATCCTGAAAGAATTTCAATATGTGATGGCTTGCTATCCAGATTTGAAGCCAGCCATGTATATTTCTTACGAACGTCTAGCCTATCTTGGAAAAGAAGATCCAAATGTACGAATGACATTCGATCAAAATATTCTTTACAGGACTTATGACTTATCGCTTGCACAAGGCTCTTATGGGAAAGAAATTTTGCCGGAAGAGAAGTTATTGATGGAAATAAAGATTAGCGGCGGCATGCCGCTTTGGCTGGTAAATGCGTTGACAGATTTAGCTATTTATCCAGCGAAATTTTCTAAATTTTCGACAGGATATGAGGATTATCTACAGACACAAGCAAAAGAAAAAACAGAAAAAGAGGTATATAGTGCATGA
- a CDS encoding YrhK family protein gives MPKIERRKRETKPPKDEDIIVKVGKYRFYFQNYYTIISLANDMLTGALYFIGSLSNLLGANPMVGQILYILGGFFLLMRPILRILRNIFFYDEEQFQEEVGDIDTEEVTFLKKKTDKD, from the coding sequence ATGCCGAAAATTGAAAGAAGAAAACGTGAAACCAAGCCCCCGAAAGATGAAGATATTATCGTGAAAGTAGGCAAATATCGTTTTTATTTCCAAAATTATTACACAATTATCTCGTTAGCAAACGACATGCTTACAGGCGCTCTATATTTTATTGGCAGTCTTTCCAATCTATTGGGAGCGAATCCAATGGTGGGACAAATTTTGTATATTTTGGGCGGATTTTTCTTGTTAATGCGACCCATTTTACGAATACTGCGTAATATCTTTTTTTATGATGAAGAACAGTTTCAAGAAGAAGTCGGCGATATCGATACCGAGGAAGTAACTTTTCTCAAGAAAAAGACTGACAAAGACTGA